AAGTCAACTTCTTCAGCTTTAAAGGATTTTTTCGATGCATTAAGGGTTAACAGCATACTGAAGTGTGAGCTCAATAGTGAGGCTGTTCGGGTATTGAAAACCTTTATGCCATCAGCTACATTATGTGTAAAATCTTGTTCTTCAAAGAGGTACTGTTCTTACTTCTCACCCTTATGTTCTTGATCCCCAGGGAACTCAGTCTAGACTTAAGGACTCTCTGAATGGTGCCAGTTCGCTTATTGATTTTTACTATTCTATTGGTGGATTAGTGCTTTTGAAGGTAAAGATCTCATCTATTCCTGTTAAGATCTCTTTTTGTTAGTTTTCAACTAGGTTACAAAAGTATACCCatgttgagagaaaaaaaactgAAAGTGGTGTTAATGATTGTTCCTCAAACCGATCACTAGCCCCCGCCCCCTCCCCCAAATGTAAGTTTATGCAAAAAATTATGCAGTCCCTAAGCTTTCTGGAGAATCATTTAGCCATTCATTTCTTATCCTCATTTTCTGCTGTATTGAATTCTTTTCACATGGTATATTCATTTGGTATCAGGAACAGATGTCTGAAGTTGATGTTAATCTCGGAGATGCTGATAGAATTTTTCGCTCAATAAAGGTCGAATCTGGATTAATTGCATATTTTGGGTTACTAAATGTGCTCTTTACTTACTCCATGTAATACTTGAATGCCTATCTTTCTGTCCTTTCTTGCAGGCGCTTGGTCAGAGTGATGGAAGGTGGCGTCTTAGTTCCAACAATCCAGAGTCTAGTAACAATGCTGCTGGTATTTGGCTTGTCCTCTAGATATAATTACATATCGGGACCCGAAAAAACCGGGTACCTGAACCCGAAAATCATCTAAAATGTCTACCCAAAACCCGACCCGATATATTTTCGGGTACTCCAATACCCCGTCCCGGGTATCCATACCCGACGTATCGGGTACCCAAATACCCGACTCTTTACATGTGTTAATtataactaataaaaaaattcaaattttatatattaatataaatatagaaatatttaaattgaCTAATATCTTTGATGTTGcatttattttgtagtataaaactaaaaaaaatggtcacttttattttaaagtataCGATTATATTTATGGGGATTGGTTATGCAATATgtaagtaaaataataaaagttacGCATTTAAATAAACTGCAGAAGCAACCAATAATATAATTCAAATgtcaaaataattaactaaaagaAACCACATGAGTTGGTTATGCAATACGTAAAAGTCATTAAACATCTAAGCAAAATATAGAAGCAGTCATTGCTAAATATAGAAGCCAAAAATGGCTAAAcctgattttaaaaaatactttaaataataaattggaTATTCGGGTAATACCTGATACCCATTCGGGTTATCCAATTCCCGATTTATCTTAAATTTCAATACCCAATCCCATAAAACTGGATATTGAGTATCCAATACCCGACAGCTATCGGGTCGGGTACGGGTAAACCCAATACCCGATATCTGTATTCCCACCCCTAATTACATATGCTAGCTTACATAACCCTTTTCAGTCTGACAAATAGACGATGCTTATTTACTGGAGTATGTTTCTGTTACCATTGTTGCTTAGCTTACTATGATGTGCTACTCTTTGTACTCTGTTAGCATTGTTTATCTACTTTGCATTTATTTTACAGGGATAGCACTTGAAGCCCTGGCTGGAGTTATTTCTTTAGCAACTCCTCAGATTGACAATTCATGGGTTAGTTTTGATTTCTGTAGTTTTGTACTAGCCAATTCTATGAAGGTAGACTATAATGTAAAGGCTGTACAATAACTTCATATCATTGAGTACATTGACATTAAAATAGACAGTTGATGCTTGTGTAGACATTTACCAAATGCATTAAGAATGTGATTGTGGAGTTTAGGCCACATTAACTGTATGACAGAATTGATTTTGtgattctctctctctatagTCTATACTTTGCTGCTATACTACCATCCTATCTTCTTTATCTCAAGATCTTAAAGGTAGTTATTCAGTTTCCATGTATAATCAACTATCTAAGTCTGCTTCCTATGCCAGATTACAACTTTGAAAAATGACATCCTGAAGCTCTTTGATGGTATTGAGCGATACGGTAGGGTCTTCTCTTTTATCCTAaccatttttaatatattttgctTTTGATCATGCTCCATATCTTATACTAAGCAGAGTTGCTATTGGATTGTAGTGGTACAAAGTCACAAAAATTTTAGTCTATTTAGAAGGATTAGGAGTTAGGTCATTTTGGATGTCTTTAAATGTTGCACAAGTATACGATAAGGTTTAATCAAGTGTAGACATGAGTTAAATTGTACTCTTATAGATGCTTATTCGTTGGTTGCAACTTCAGATTTTTACTCTCCGATTAAATGAATAGTATTCTATGTCTCACCTGACTGTGTCATATTGACATACCTCCTATGCTTTTATTAAAGGACAATTTACTGTAGAAATGGTTGGTGCCCCACTGGAACCACTATATGAGAGGACAAACATGATTGAAATTAGTGAGTGTTAACTGCAAATTTTAACTGTGGTGAAGGTCTCTACTCTTACCATGTTATCCACTCCATGATAAATTGATGATACGTGCTTTCCTTACATCCTCTATCTTCCATCTTCCAAGCAGGCCTATTCCTCTCTTTTCTCACTTCTCTTGAAATTAAAGTATGCATTTACTGTATTAAAGAAGGCTGATCTATGTAGATTTCCTGATGCTTGCAACTGCAGTGATAGTAACTGAACTTGTATTCTGATGCTGCCACAGAATTTACTTGGACAATATTTTCTGCTAGACCTTCTATTTTGTTACTGAATCCAGTAATGCTAGCAAAGAGTTTTAGGTCAAACATTGAGCTGTGCTGTTCCTTTTACCCATTCTTCTGTTTAATGTTCTCTCAGATGATGGGACTTATTACTTTGATGAGAAGCATGTTGGTGCGCGGGGACATCAGAGTCCTCTTTCATCCTCTGCATCAGTAGTCCGTGGAATTGCAGCTGTTGCAGCAGCCACATCTGAAACTTTAAATGTATGCTTTCACATACTTGGAATTGCTATTGTATAACTTGTTTTTTGACTCTTTTTCTTGTAAATTATTTCGTTTTAGACGTACTCTGAGATTTTAACTTGCAGCTTCCTGGGGAGAAAATAATGGGCTTGGCTAAATTTTTCCTTGGTGTTGGAGTTCCCGGAAGTGCCCAAGATTTGTATCACCAAATTGATGCCTTGAGTTACTTGGAAAACATTAGGCATGTGCTTTGGAAATTAACATCCTTTAGGACTTTGTACAATAAAGCACATCCTGATTTGAAAATTTATAGCTCGGATCATGATTTTGTAGCTGCTCTTGTAAGACTCTGTACTCTACCCCTAGTGACTAACAATGTTTTTCTAAATTTTGCTCCAGGGAATCCACTCCTCTGATTTTATCTCTTCCTGCTACTGTCATTTCAGTTACCAAGAAAGATCAACTTAAGGTCCACTATCCGATAGTATTCTAccctaattaattttattcattGCATATTGGTTTCCTGTTCTGTATTCAGCTACCTCCTTGAATTCTATTTTACTGCTTCCTCGTGGAAATGAGGAATGAAGTTTTAATTTCAGACGTCAGTGAACCCTGCATGAAATTACTGCCTATGTTAAATCTATATAACAGAATGATAATGGAGCTGATTGATAAAGTTGATTGTTTTATACTTTTACTGAATCTTGTCCTGAAATTCTTTCTCCAATGCTGCCAATGTGGGGGCTGTACTTACTCTCAGTTTTTTCTTAGGTTCGGGTCAGCACTCTATTGGGTTCTCCTGCTCCTACTCTATCAGTCAGGCTCATGCAGATTTTTGTCTCTGGTTCTAAAGATGCTTCTGTCATTGACCAGGTACTTCCATTTATAAGAAGCTAGAAGTTGTTGATAATTAACTTAAAAAGAGTCACCTTCATGCTTCAAACACCTTTAACTAAGGGCTTTTTGATATCCCGTGATGCAGGAGCTGAAGTTTGATGCAGTCAGTGGAATGCATGTCTTGGAAACGTTGCCAAAAAATATTGATGTTGGGAGCTACATTTTTTCTTTTGAGGTAGTAATTTCTTCTGTTCATCTCCTTTGTTGTTCCATCTCTCACTCTTCCATTTAGTAAATACAATCTTCCTCTTCTCTTcacttcatatttttatatttctagcTGCATCTGTCACCTGTAGGTTATATTTCACAACCCAGAACATAAGAAAACCTATGTGTCTGGTGGGCGAACTAGAGTGCTTGTACATATAACTGGAGTTATCAAGATTGACAATGCAGAGATTGTTATACTCGACGGTGATCGTGGAAGTGTAGAGAACCAGAAAAAGTAGCTCCTTAACTTATCTTGTTATGACAATGTGATCTTTTACTTCTTCTTGTTTGATTTGTTTAGAATGCTGGGTTCTGTTATTTTCTACGTTTATCACTCTTTTTATGATTGAAGATGTAGTTATGTCCTGCAACTCTTTCTGCACTGATTATGCACTTTGTGGACTCTCATATAGTGGCTGCATTTTTATATCTCTAGTTATGAAATGCTTACTTGAGTTGTTGTCCCCTGACCCCTCACTTAAATGATTTCTTTTTCATCAGCATTTTTTTCGTGCTGGAGATCTTTTATGTGATTGTGCCTCTGGTCATCATCTTCTTCCATTGCTTTGGTCCCATTTAGTAAAATTAATTTAAGGTCCATCGAAGTTCATATGGTTCTCATACACGACCTGCAGTATTTCTTGGGAATCTTATGATGTCTATCATCAACGGATGTAAATAATAGTGATTCGTATGCCCTGTTATGTAATCCAGGCTAAAGTTACCAGGTGACAATGCTGTTGCTTTATCAGCTAATCATCTCCAGAAGTTGAGGTTATCCTTTGACATGAGCACTCCCTTTGGAAATGCTTTCAAGCCTCATCAGGTTGCCATCAGTCTTTATAAAGTGAACTATATGATTTCCTAGTGAAGTCTTTCTGACCATCATGTTCTTTTCAGGCATTTCTCAAGTTAAGACATGAAAGCGGAGTTGATCACATCTTCTTGGTGGGAAACTCAGGGAAGAAGTTTGAGATAATACTAGTtaagtactttttaccattttcatcCAAATGAACTTGAGTCAAATTCTGCCTGATAATTGATACGATTTGTCCAGAAGGGCCTCCAGTCTAGGTCACAACCTGTATGTTGTATAATTATAACTGCTCCCACTATATGTACTTCCAATTTGAGATTCTTATATGTTTGCAGTCCTCCTATTGGTCATTGGTGTAATACTTTTTGCACTTAGACCTATATCATTTTTCGTTACTGTATCTTAACTGCATTTTTGTCTTGTAGGATTTCCTAGGGCTAGTTGAAAAGTTTTTCTACCTACCTGGTAGATACAATATCCAACTTACAGTTGGAGACGCTGACATGGTAAATTTCTCCGACTTAAAAAAGCATTTCACTAATTCACTTGATTTTCTGTTGAGCTCCCAATTCATTGTTATAGGATCGACTGCTAATGCTGTCACTAAATCTGTTTGATCTATTTCAGGAGAATTCTTTCTTGCAACCTCTAGGCTTTGTTGAATTAGATCTACCTGATGCACCTGAAAAGGCCACGCGTCCTCCTCCACAAGCTGTTGACCCATACTCTAGATATGGACCTAAGGCGGAGATCACTCACATATTCAGGGCTCCAGAAAAGAGACCCGCTAAGGagctttctcttacttttttggGCCTTGTACTCGTACCATTTTTCGGCTTCTTGGCTGGGGTACATGTTTATTAACATTTTCCTCTTGTTACTTGCACAAGTCATATAGCCACTGTTCGGATGCTAAAGCTATCTAATTTTTCTTGTGGCCCTGCAGCTCGTTCAGCTTGGTGCTAACCTCAAGAATTTCCCAAAATCAACTGTCCCATCAACTTTTGCCATTCTCTTCCATCTGGGGATTGCAGCAGTTTTGGCACTCTATACATTGTTTTGGTTAAAGGTTTGCCTCTTAATTTTCCTTAGATTATAGATTCGCATTTTTAGTTTGCTTACCAGTGGGCTGAGATCTTATATAAACATAACTTTCGTTTGAATTGGCTCTTCTTTGGGatgttttagtattttttttttctaaagtgCATACAACAGGATATCAATCTTGACTCTATCTTAATCAATTTTCACGCACTTGCA
This sequence is a window from Salvia splendens isolate huo1 chromosome 14, SspV2, whole genome shotgun sequence. Protein-coding genes within it:
- the LOC121765470 gene encoding dolichyl-diphosphooligosaccharide--protein glycosyltransferase subunit 2-like, with protein sequence MARDLGILVIVVLVLAATCQSAVVSPVSESHRSAALELFSPAHGSYGSLEETYEALKTFKVLGIEKKHAIRTSSCASVADTLKSTSSALKDFFDALRVNSILKCELNSEAVRGTQSRLKDSLNGASSLIDFYYSIGGLVLLKEQMSEVDVNLGDADRIFRSIKALGQSDGRWRLSSNNPESSNNAAGIALEALAGVISLATPQIDNSWITTLKNDILKLFDGIERYDDGTYYFDEKHVGARGHQSPLSSSASVVRGIAAVAAATSETLNLPGEKIMGLAKFFLGVGVPGSAQDLYHQIDALSYLENIRESTPLILSLPATVISVTKKDQLKVRVSTLLGSPAPTLSVRLMQIFVSGSKDASVIDQELKFDAVSGMHVLETLPKNIDVGSYIFSFEVIFHNPEHKKTYVSGGRTRVLVHITGVIKIDNAEIVILDGDRGSVENQKKLKLPGDNAVALSANHLQKLRLSFDMSTPFGNAFKPHQAFLKLRHESGVDHIFLVGNSGKKFEIILDFLGLVEKFFYLPGRYNIQLTVGDADMENSFLQPLGFVELDLPDAPEKATRPPPQAVDPYSRYGPKAEITHIFRAPEKRPAKELSLTFLGLVLVPFFGFLAGLVQLGANLKNFPKSTVPSTFAILFHLGIAAVLALYTLFWLKLDLFTTLKALGFLGMFLMFVGHKTLSHLASTSSKLKSV